AACACAAAGTTTGAGAGCATTTTCGTACCTTCCTGTGTGTGAAGCACCTCCGGATGAAACTGGATTGCATACAATTTTTCACTTTCATTTTCTGCTGCCGCCACTGGACAATCTGCTGTATGGGCAGTAATTCTGAAGCCCGGCGCCACCTCTGAAATATAATCAAAATGACTCATCCAACATATTGTTTTCTCCGAAACACCATTAAATATCGGAGAAGAAGTATCTGTAAATACCTCTGTTTTCCCGTATTCGCGTACTTTTGCGCGCTCTACTCTTCCTCCCAGCACATGCTGCATAAGTTGTGCTCCATAACACAGCCCCAGCACCGGAATGCCCATTTTAAACAGCTCTGCTGAGTATGTCGGAGAATCCGGCTCATAACAGCTATTAGGTCCTCCTGTCAGAATAATTCCTTTCGGGTTCATGGCTTTGATTTTTTCCAAATCTGTTTTGTAGGAATAAATCTCGCAGTATACGTTACATTCCCGTACCCGTCTGGCCACAAGCTGATTATATTGACCGCCAAAATCCAGTACAATCACTAATTCCCGCTTCACGTTATGCCTCCTGTTCTTTTTGTGATATTTTTCTTATAATATTTTTGCAGATACATTTTGCCATGTATTTTTTTCTTATAATTTTTTCATGTCGTCCTGCAGCTTTGCACCACAGAAATTCTGACACATGTCCGGACAGTTTTACTGTCCTTTTGCGCATCCAGACTTTCCTTTTACCACCTCGCCAGGCTTTCAGATGCATCATTTGCTTTTCGTGACATTCTCCATTATAAATTAGTACATAACATTTGGCAATTCCCAAATCTTGTTCTTTTGCAGAATTTTTCATTTACCGTCCGCACAGAAAATGTCAGAAACAAATGTGATATATCACACATATAATATATTTTCCAATATTCTGCTCTCCATATGTGCAAACTCAAGCTTTATAATATAACGCGCAATCATAGCTTGCCGGTCCGGAATCACTTTCTTACCTTTTCTGCGACATCTGTACTTTCTTCAAAGCTTCCTCCTGCGCTTCAATCACGCAATCGCACCATGCATCAAATTCCGGATCCTCTATCTGACATTCCGGATGGGACATCACATAAGCTACCGCTTTGCGAACTCCCTGGTCAAAACGGATATCCGCGCAAAAACCCGGCACAAGCTTTTTCAATTTAGTGTTATCAAATACCACGGTATGAGCCTTATCCCCCAGGAGGCTTCCCTCTATATTAAGCCTCTGCGTGTCACATTTTGCAAGAAAATGTGATGACACATAATATGGATTCAGCTCCACGCCCAGAGCATCCGCTACCGTCTGGTAAATCTGATTCCATGTCAGAGATTCATCCCCGGTAATCTGCACCGCCTCTCCAATCGCATGAATATTCCCCATCAGCCCGACAAAACCTTTTGCAAAATCACTATTAAAGGTTAAGGTCCACAGCGACGTTCCATCACCGTGAATGAGAACCGGCTTTCCTTCCATCATACGTTTTAGTACCTGATAGCTGCCGTTTTTCCCATGCAATCCCACCGGAACACTTCTCTCACTGTATGTGTGACTTGGACGCACGATTGTCACCGGAAAATCTTCTTCCCGGTAGAGCTTCATCAGAAGCTCCTCTCCTGCAATTTTGTTTCTGGAATAATCCCAATAACGGTTAGCCAGCGGCGTTCCCTCCGTAATCCGGTAATCTGACAGCGGCTTCTGATATGCCGATGCCGAACTGATGTAAATATACTGCCTGGTCTTTCCTTTAAACAGCCGGTAATCCCGCTCCAGCTGCTCTGGAACAAATGCAATAAAATCCGCAACCACATCAAACTGCTGTCCAGCAAGCTGCTCTGCAACATACTTTTCATCATTAATATCCGCAGTAATAATATGTGCGCCTTCCGGAAGCTCCCGGTTCCGGTTTCCTCTGTTAATCAGCCACAGTTCATGCCCTTCTTCCAGCAGCTTTCTTGAAATTGCTGTACTAATTGTACCCGTTCCTCCAATAAACAACGCCTTCATATCGTCCATTCTCCTTTTATATATTCTGATACTGCCATTTTCCCCTTATGTAACGGATTGTAAAACAAATTGCACGGAACAGCCAGTCAATCGTCATAGCCACCCAGATGCCAAAGACGCCCCAGCTCATGTACTCTCCCAATATGTAACTAAATAATATCCGGAAAATCCACATGGAAAAGATGGATATCCACATAGTAATTTTTACATCATTTGCCGCCCGCAAGGTATTCGGCAGTGAAAACGACATCGGCCAGATTGTACATGCGCAACATGCATGATATGTTAAAATCTGCCTTGTCATTGCCGCCGTCTCCGGCTGAAGATGATAAACCTGGATAATCACCGGCAGCATAAGATAAACAACCACATTTATCGCAACCATCGCAATATATTCAATAACCAGCAGCTTTTTTGTGTAATATCTCACCTGCTTATAATCGCCCGCACCAGCGCACTGCGCCGCTACAGTCAAAATAGCAAACCCCATCGCCATTCCAGGCAGTGTCTGAAACATAGCAATCGTATTCGAAACCGCATTTGCCGCAATAGATGCGGTTCCAAATGTCGCCACAAGACTTAGTACCAGAATTTTCCCTAATTGAAACATACTGTTTTCCAGTCCGTTTGGCACTCCGATGTGCAATATTTTATGTATCATATGCTTATCAAAGTGCATTTGTATCTTTCGAGACATATGGACCGGTTGATTTTCCCTGCGAAGCAACACAATCATTATGAGAGCTGCAAACATTCTGGAAACCAGCGTTGGTATTGCCGCACCCTCAACGCCCATTTTACAGCCATAAATCAGAATCGCATTTCCAGTAATATTTACCGCGTTCATCAGCAAAGATGATTCCATAGAGATTTTGGAATTACCAACGGAACGGAAAATCGCCGCGCCTCCATTATACAATGCAATAAAAGGAACGGATGCCGTTACTATCAGAAGATATATTCTCGCATTTTTCATGACATCTTCCTCTATCTGTCCGAAAATACCATGAAGAATCAGATTCTGTCCGGCATAAACCCCCACTGTTACTATAATAGACAAAACTGTAACAAATAACATCAGCTGGTCAGTTGCTTTACAGGCATATTCTTTTCTCTGCTGCCCGATATAATGTCCTGCCACTACCGCCCCACCGGTAGCCAGTGCCGCAAAAATATTGATAATCAGTACCATAATCGTATCTACCAGAGAAACCCCCGAAACAGCCGCTTCTCCTACACTCGCGACCATGACAGAATCCGCCAGTCCCACTGTAACACTCAGCAGTTGCTCAATAATCAGCGGGACAATCAACTGGCGCAGTTGTTTGTTTGTAAACATCATACTGTTCATCTCCTCAAGCATACTCTGTTACGCAATATTTTTACTGCATTTTTCCATTTATTGCAATATGTTTTTCTGAATTTTTGTTTTATAATTTTCTGGTTTTGCTGTACATCTTTTCATTTTTATTTCAGGGCTTGTCTCACCGGTTCCCACTCCATTAAAAGCCTGTCCATCTGGTAAGCCGCGTTTGCCGGGCTGGTAGACGGCAGCTTTATAATTTCTTTTTTCAGCAGCGGGTAGCTATACTTCTGATATAATTCATATGCTTTTCCACCATTTGCAAAAATCTGTTTTATTGGTGCATGTAACAGAATTCTGCCCAGGTCACAGGGAACCGCATTTTTTATCGAGCTGTCACTGGAACCAATAATATCACATTCTGCTATTACATCCCATATTGCTATGTGATTTTGTAAAAGAAATTTTTTCTTTTCCTCTATTGTCCCAGGCACAGGAGCCATACAGAGAGCACTCAGCACTTTCCAGAACCGGTTTTGCGGATGTCCATAATAAAAATGATTTTCCCTGGATTTTACAGAAGGAAATGTCCCAAGAATCAATATCCTGGATTTTCCGTCATAAACCGGTTCAAAAGTATGTGTAACATGCTGATAATCCTGTGCCATCCTGTTTCTCTGCCTTTCTGATTGATATGTGTTTCACATAGCTGCTGTTATGTGCACTGTTTGTATTTTACAGACTACCGGTCATCCTGTCTGCTATTTTACATGCCCCGGCATATGTTGTATTTTCCTCTGTTTTACCTGTTTTCTTCTGCACATCTGACTTTCCGACCTCCCAGATTCTTTATCCGGATATTAGGTCACATATAAGTTCAACTGCTATCTTCTGTCCTGTTTTCATGCTTTCTATCTCAACTGTTTCCTGCCGGGTATGCGTTCCGTCCCCAAGCGCAGTTCCTATCGTAACGGACGGTACTCCATGAGACAACGGAATATTTCCATCTGTAGACCCCGCAT
This is a stretch of genomic DNA from Marvinbryantia formatexigens DSM 14469. It encodes these proteins:
- a CDS encoding SDR family oxidoreductase, with protein sequence MKALFIGGTGTISTAISRKLLEEGHELWLINRGNRNRELPEGAHIITADINDEKYVAEQLAGQQFDVVADFIAFVPEQLERDYRLFKGKTRQYIYISSASAYQKPLSDYRITEGTPLANRYWDYSRNKIAGEELLMKLYREEDFPVTIVRPSHTYSERSVPVGLHGKNGSYQVLKRMMEGKPVLIHGDGTSLWTLTFNSDFAKGFVGLMGNIHAIGEAVQITGDESLTWNQIYQTVADALGVELNPYYVSSHFLAKCDTQRLNIEGSLLGDKAHTVVFDNTKLKKLVPGFCADIRFDQGVRKAVAYVMSHPECQIEDPEFDAWCDCVIEAQEEALKKVQMSQKR
- a CDS encoding MATE family efflux transporter; the protein is MMFTNKQLRQLIVPLIIEQLLSVTVGLADSVMVASVGEAAVSGVSLVDTIMVLIINIFAALATGGAVVAGHYIGQQRKEYACKATDQLMLFVTVLSIIVTVGVYAGQNLILHGIFGQIEEDVMKNARIYLLIVTASVPFIALYNGGAAIFRSVGNSKISMESSLLMNAVNITGNAILIYGCKMGVEGAAIPTLVSRMFAALIMIVLLRRENQPVHMSRKIQMHFDKHMIHKILHIGVPNGLENSMFQLGKILVLSLVATFGTASIAANAVSNTIAMFQTLPGMAMGFAILTVAAQCAGAGDYKQVRYYTKKLLVIEYIAMVAINVVVYLMLPVIIQVYHLQPETAAMTRQILTYHACCACTIWPMSFSLPNTLRAANDVKITMWISIFSMWIFRILFSYILGEYMSWGVFGIWVAMTIDWLFRAICFTIRYIRGKWQYQNI
- a CDS encoding DNA-deoxyinosine glycosylase, with translation MAQDYQHVTHTFEPVYDGKSRILILGTFPSVKSRENHFYYGHPQNRFWKVLSALCMAPVPGTIEEKKKFLLQNHIAIWDVIAECDIIGSSDSSIKNAVPCDLGRILLHAPIKQIFANGGKAYELYQKYSYPLLKKEIIKLPSTSPANAAYQMDRLLMEWEPVRQALK